The genomic region GCGGCCAGCCCGTTGACCCAGAGCGCGTTGACCTCCACCGGCTTGCCGGTGCGCGGGGTGACCGGCACCCCGTACACCCGGGCGTCCATCCAGGTCAGCGCGGTCTCCGGCGCGCCCTGGGTGAGCAGCCCGTCGGCCGGGTCGACCCCGATGCCGTACCGGGTGCCGGCCACGTGCGCGTCGACCACCGCGCGCAGCGCCGGCAGCAGCTCGTCGCCGAGGTCGGTGTCCCCGGTGACGGTGACGTGCCGGCTCACCGCGTGCAGGAACCACAGGGTGCCGTCGACGGTGTTGTACTCCACCCGGCCGGTGTCGGCGGTGTTCGCGAGCATCCCCTGCGACAGCGTCGCCGCGTACGAGCGCAGCAGCGCCCGCCCCAGCTCGGCGCGGTTGGTGCAGAGGAAGAGCCCCTCGTACGAGGTCATCGTGTCCCGCGACCAGGCGCCGAACCACGGGTAGCCGGCGACCACCTCGGCGGGCGCGTCGTCGGTGCGGACCACGAACGCGTCGGCGGCCAGGGCGAGGGTCGCCTCTACGTCGTCGGCGGGCTTCGCCGCGGCCACGACCTCCCGGTTGCGCCGCCGGGCCAGGGCCACGATCTCGGTTGCCGGCGGCGGCTCCGGTGCCGGGTCGTGCTTCCAGGCCAGCACCGAGAGGGTGTCGCCGGGCCGCTCCAGCGCGCCGGAGAACCGGCCCGCGTACCAGAGGTCCTCGTTCGGGTGCAGCCCGCGGGCCGCCTCCTCGCGGTGGTGCACGCCGAGCCACCACTGGCCGGTCGGGGTCCAGTCCGGGCCGGCGAGCCGGAACGCGCCCTCCACGACGGCGCCGCCGTCGACCGGCTCCACCCGGGGGGTCGGGCCGTCGGCCCGGCGCTCGCCGTGCGCGTCCCGCCAGGTGCAGGCCGCCGAGAGGTCGAGCCGCACCGGGCCGCCGGAGACCAGTCGGTGCACCACCGCCACGCAGGACCGGCCGTGGAGCATGGCCACTTCCCGCTCGATCACCACGTCACCGATCCGCCACCGCCACCGGGGCACCCCGTCGACGAGCGCGAACTGCTCCAGCAGCTCGAATCCGCGCGGGTCGACGTCACCGGAGGACCACTCGTGCGCGCCGAGGCGCACCTGCGCGCCGGAGGGGAGCCGCACGGCCGGGTCGAGGCTGACCAGTCCCACCCATCGGGACGCGGGCGTGTCACCGGCGACCACCAGCAGGCCGTGGTAGCGCCGGGTCCGCAGGCCGCTGACCGTGCCCATGGCGTAGCCGCCGAGGCCGTCGGTGACCAGCCACTCCCGGGTCGCGCCGCCGCTGAGCCGCGTGCAGACCTGGGGGCCGAAGCGAATATTGATCAACTTTCCTCCACCACCGGCGGCGTGCCGCACGCCACGACGAGAATGGCTGCTGTGGTCAAGTACCCGACGGGCGTCGAAGATGTGCAGATGATCACTGATCGTTCGTCCTCCGACGCGCCGGCGCCCGACGCCGAGCGGATCCGGCTGGCCCAGGCCGACTCCGGGGAGCAGGACTGGCGCGCATGGGGTCCCTATCTGTCCGAACGGGCGTGGGGAACGGTACGGGAGGACTACAGCGAGCACGGTACGGCCTGGGACTACTTCCCGCACGACCACGCGCGGTCCCGAGCGTACCGATGGAACGAGGACGGCATGGCCGGCGTCTGCGACGACCGGCAGACGTTCTGCTTCGCGCTCGCGCTCTGGAACGGCACCGACCCGATCCTCAAGGAACGGATGTTCGGCCTCGGCGGCGACGGAGGCAACCATGGGGAGGACGTCAAGGAGTACTGGTGGTACGAGGACTCCACCCCGACGCACTCGTGGATGCGCTGGCGCTACCACTACCCCCAGGCCGCCTTCCCGTACGACGAGCTGGTCGCGGTGAACGCGCTGCGCGGCCGGGACGACACCGAGTACGAGCTGGTGGACACCGGGATCTTCGACGACGACCGGTACTGGGCGGTGAGCGTCGACTACGCGAAGGCGTCGCCGACGGACCTGTGCATCGTGGTCACCGTGGCCAACCGGGGTGACCGGGCGGCCACCCTGCACGTGCTGCCCACCCTGTGGTTCCGCAACACCTGGGCCTGGGGGCTGCCCGGCGCCGACCGGCTGCCCCGGCTGGTGGGTGAGGGCTCGCGGCTGGTCGGGGAGCACTGGGTGCTCGGCCAGGTGCTGCTGGAGGGGGACGGGACGCCGACGCCGCTGCTCTGTGACAACGACACCAACGCCGAGCGGCTCTGGGGGCTGCCCGGCCGGTCGCCCTACCCGAAGGACGGCATCAACGACCACGTCGTCAACGGGGCGGCCACGGTCAACCCGGACCGGGAGGGCACCAAGGGCGCCCTGCACTACGTGCTGGACGTGCCGGCCGGCGGGCAGCGGCAGATCCGGCTGCGGCTGACCCGTACCGCGACACCGCCCGCCGACGGCCCGGTGCCGGCCGCCGATCTGGGCGACGGTTTCGACGCGGTGGTCTGGGCCCGACGGGCCGAGGCGAACCGGTTCTTCGCCGGGGTCGTCCCGGCCACGGCGACGGCGGACGAGGCGCTGGTGGCGCGGCAGGCCATCGCCGGGCTGATGTGGGGCAAGCAGTTCTACCACTTCGACGTCAAGCGGTGGCTGGAGGGAGATCCGGGCTCGTCGCCGCCGCCGGCCGGGCGCCGGCACGGTCGCAACAGCCACTGGTGGCACATGACCAGCTTCGACGTCATCTCCATGCCGGACCCGTGGGAGTACCCGTGGTACGCGGCCTGGGACCTCGCCTTCCACTGCGTGAGCATCGCCCGGGTCGACCCGGCGTTCGCCAAGGCGCAGCTGCTGCTCCTGCTCCGCGAGTGGTATCTGCACCCCAACGGGCAGATCCCCGCGTACGAGTGGGCGTTCGGCGACGTGAACCCGCCGGTGCACGCCTGGGCGGCGCTGAAGGTGTTCGAGATCGACGGCGGCCGGGACCACGAGTTCCTGGCCCGGGTGATGCACAAGCTGCTGCTCAACTTCACCTGGTGGGTCAACCGCAAGGACACCGGCGGCAACAACGTGTTCGAGGGTGGCTTTCTCGGGCTGGACAACGTCGGGCCGTTCGACCGGTCCGCGGCGCTGCCGGTGGCCGGTGTGCTGGAGCAGTCCGACGGCACCGGCTGGATGGCCATGTACGCGCTCAACATGCTCGACATCGCCATAGTGCTGGCCGAGCACGACCACACCTGGGTCGACACCGCCACGAAGTTCTTCGAACACTTCACGTACATCGCCGCCGCCGCGTACTCGCAGGGGTTGTGGGACGACGAGGACGCGTTCTTCTACGACGTGCTGCGGCTGGCCGACGGCACGAAGGTGCCGCTGAAGGTGCGCTCGGTGGTCGGCCTGCTGCCGTTGGCCGCCGTCACCCGGGTCACCGCCCGGACCCTGCACCACCTGCCCGAGCTGGGCGCCCGGCTGCGCTGGTTCCTCACCAACCGGCCGGAGTACGCCGAGGTGGTCGGCACCCGACGGCTCGGCCCGGACGGCCGGCAGCAGCGGTTGCTGTCGATGGTCGGCCCGGAGCAGATGGTCCGGCTGCTGGCCCGGATGCTCGACGCCGACGAGTTCCTCTCCGAGTACGGGCTGCGCACGCTGTCGCGGGCGCATCTGGACAAGCCGTTCGCGGTCACCCTCGGCGGGCAGGAGTTCGCCGTCGGCTATGAACCGGCCGAGTCCACCAGTGGTCTGTTCGGCGGCAACTCGAACTGGCGTGGCCCGATCTGGATGCCCACCAACTTCCTGCTGATCAGCGCGCTGCGCGACTACGCGGCGTTCTACGGCGACGATCTCCAGGTCGAGTACCCGACCCGCTCCGGGGTGAAGCGGACGTTGAACGAGATCGCCGACGACCTCTCCGCCCGGCTGATCGCGCTGTTCACCCGGGACGGCTGGGGCCGGCGGCCGATCTACGGCGCCTGCCAGATCTTCCAGACCCACCCGGACTGGCGGGACCTGATCGCCTTCCCCGAGTATTTCCACGGCGACAACGGGGCGGGGCTGGGCGCCTGGCACCAGACCGGGTGGACCGCGCTGGTCGCCGACCTGATCCTCACCCTGCGCCGCTGACCGCCACGCACGCGGGCCGAACAGTCGACAGCCCGTCACGACCCGGCCATGGGTGGTCACCGACACTACGATCGGGCAGGTGTCCGAACCTGCCGACGCGGGGGCCGAGCGCGACCTCATCGTCGCGGTCGCCCGCCGCCTCGCCGAGGCCGAGGGGTGGGCGGCGGTCAGCCCGCGCCGGCTGGCCGAGCGCGCCGACCTGACCGTCGCCGAGGTCTACCGGCACTTCGCCGACCGGGAGGCGATCGCGGCGGCGGTCGCGGTGCGCGGCTTCGCCGAACTCGCCGCGACGATCGCCGCCGCCCGCACGCCGGGCGCCGACCGGGCGCGTGGTGCCTGGCCGGGCGTGGTGACCGCCTACCTCGACTTCGCGTACGCCAATCCCGAGGTGTACGACGCGATGCTCGCCCACACGCCGGACCTGACCCTCGGCGCCGTCCCGGTGCCGGCCGCGCCGCAGGCCGCGTTCGCCGAGCTGCGGGCGACCCTCGCGCCGCTGGCCGGCGGGCGGGACGTGGACGTCCTCGCCGAGGTCGGCTGGAGCGTGCTGCACGGCGTGGTCATGCTGACCCGCGGCGGGCGGCTGCGGCCGGCGGGGCAGGAGGAGCGGGAGGCGATGATCGCCGAATCCCTGTTCGACCGGTCGTGACGGCATCGGGGCGAGTCGGGACGGTGTGCGGCCAAAGTCGGTGGGCCGGCCGGCCGGCGTGCCATAGAGTGCCGGCCCGGGACAGCCAGTCGGGTGAAGGGACGGGACGGGATGACGCTCGACGGGGAGGGCCGCCGCCGCGGACAGGTGCTGGTCTTCGACGCGGACGACACGCTCTGGGAGAACAACGTCGTGTTCGAGCGGGTGATCGACGACTTCCTGGCGTGGCTCGACCACCCGACCCTCGACCGGGGCGAGATCCGCGCGATCCTCGACGACATCGAGCGGGCCAACGCGGTGGCGCACGGCTACGGCAGCAAGGTGTTCCTGCGCAGCCTGGGAGAGTGCCTGGAACGGCTGCGCGAGCGGCCGGCGACCGACACCGAGCGGCATGAGATCGACCGGCTGGCCGTGGCGCTGGTCGAGCACCGGATCGAGCTGATGCCGGGGGTGGCCGAGGCGCTGGACGAGCTGGCCGGCCGGCACGAGCTGCTGCTGCTGACCAAGGGCGAGCACGAGGAACAGCAGCGCAAGCTGGACACGTCCGGGCTGCTGCACCACTTCCGGGCCGCGCACATCGTCCGGGAGAAGGACGCGGAAACCTACCGGTGGCTGGTCCGTGAACACGGCATCGACCCGGCCGGCGCCTGGATGGTCGGCAACTCCCCGCGCTCCGACATCCTCCCGGCGCGGGCGGCCGGCCTGAACGCCGTCTTCATCCCGAACGAGAACACCTGGGTGCTGGAGGACGAGGAGCTGGACCCGACCGATCGGGGCGTGCTGCGCCTGGCCGCCTTCCCCGACCTGCTCCGGCACTTCTGACCCGGCCCACCCTGCGGCAGCGCCACCACCTCGACCACGAACAGCGCTGGTGACATCGGTGTCGTTACGCCGACATGCCGCTTTTCGACCTTGAGATCAATCACCGTCCTCCGGCTCCGGCGCTGCTTGTCCGGCCTGCGCGGACGCACCTAGATTGAGCCGGCGCCCGCGCCCCTTTCGGGGTGGGACGGGGGCGCGCCGACGTCCGGTCGTGGGCACCGTGGAGCTGAGTGCGGGCGGGCCGGCTCGTCGTGTCGAGCCCGGCGTGGGCGGCGTGCCCCGCCCGCGCGTTCGACAAGGCGATGTCCGCTACCACGCCGGACGGCTGGGGTCAGGACCGGGGAGTTGCGGACCCGGTCCTGACCCATTTTCCCCTGTCAGCCGAGGGTGTCCGCGGTCCAGGTCCGGCCACCGCGCACCGCGCGGTCGCCCATCGGTAACGACGGGCGTCTCAGGTCACCTACCGCGGACGATCGCGACGGCGACCCGGCAGAACTCGTCCATGTCAGGGTTGAAGCCGGCCGCGATGTCGGGATGCAGCCCCGCCCGGGTCTCGTCGAGCAACCGCTGGCAGACCTGCTCGACCGGCTCGCCCGCGTAGCCGGCGCGGACCCGGTCGGTGGCCGCCTGCAGCGCCGAGGTCAGCTGATCCTCCAGCGGGCCACGCAGCTTCTGCTGCACCGCATCGAGCCCGCGCGGGTCGAGCGTGACATGTGGCTCGGACATCGGCGCTCCCTTCGTCGGCGTCCGCGGTACCCCACCGCGGTCGTCGGTCAAACCACCTTCGGTACGGCGGCCACCCGCACCTGGTACGAGAAGTCCTCGGCCGGCTCCTCGACGTACGACAGCCGGCGGATCTGCCGGTCGTCGTCGTAGAGGGCGACGTCCACGAGGACCCCGAGGTGGGCCAGGCCGATGTTCGTCACCCGCTTCTTGTCCTGGAGCACCGCGCACACCCCGCCGAGCAGGGTGCTCGCGTCGGAGGTGCGGTGCCCCGGCGGGCAGCGGAGGACCACGTCCACCTCGACGGGCCCGGACAGCGGCGTCCAGCCGGTGCGCTGTGCCGCCGCGCAGGCCGCCTCGAGCAGGGCGCGCACCCTCGTCGCCTGCCGATGGCCGGCGGCGAAGATGGACAGCGCCTCGGTCTTGACCGGTGGCAGGCCGCTCACCTCGAACGTCAGGGCGAGAGCGCGGGTGTCCTGCACGACGGCACCTCCTCGTTGCGGACGATCCTGCCCAACCGGTCGGGTGGCGGAGGGAGTTCCGGTGAGAACCAACCGATCGGACCAGGTCGGGGTCGGCCGGAGGCGTATCGACGTCGGCGGCGTACGCGCTGGCAGCGGAGCTAGGAAAAAGCTAATGCACCGTGCGCACCCTGGGTAGCCTCGCCGCTCACTGGGTGGGACCGGGCGTGAAGACGCAGAACTCGTTGCCCTCGGGGTCGGCCAGCACCCACCAGCGCACCGCGTCGTCCGGCTCGCGCAGCAGCGTCGCGCCGGCCCGGACCAGCGCGGACGGCTCCGGCTCGTCGAGGTCGACGTCCCAGTGCATCCGGTTCTTGACGGTCTTGCCCTCGGGCACCGGATTGAAGATCCACTCGTCGAACGGGAAGCCGGCGGCGCCGATCAGCGACGCGGCGTCCCAGCCGGTGATCTCCACGTCTCCGCCGAGCACGCCGGCCCACCAGCGAGCCAACCGCTCCGGCTGCGCGGCGTCGACGACCAGTTCCATCGGCCCGGGTGAGGTGTCCGGGCCGGCGGCGAAGACGCAGAACTCGTTGCCGTCCGGGTCGGCCAACACCCACCACTCGATCTCCCGGTCCGGCGCTCGGACGACGCGGGCGCCCGCGGCGACCAGCTCCGCGGGATCGGCGCCGGCCATGCGCAGCTCCAGGTGGACGCGGGTCTTGACGGTGCGCGGCTCGGGCACCCGGTTGACCCAGATCGACGCGGGGCCGGGGCCGCCCGGATCGTCGACCCGGGTGTCGCCGTCACCGAGGTCCACCAAATCGCCGCCGAGCACCCGGGCCCAGAAGGTCCCAGACACCTGGGGGTCTGCGGCGTCCAGACAGAGGTCCTTGAAGCGTGCGCGCATCTGCCCATTCTGCGCGGCGCCGGCACGGCGGGGTGACCCCGGCCACAGCGGCGCGCGGTGGTCCGCGTCGCGGCGCCGCCATGTTTCGCGAGTTGGCAGGTCGGGCAGTGTTGGGGCCACGAAACGTCCGGGATCGGTCAGTGGCTGGTCACCGTCCCGACCGTCTCGCCGTGCGCCGGGGCACGGTGACCCTCCCCGGCTGTTGGCCGATCAGAGGGGAGGGGTGATGAGCGACCCTGACGAGGCCGGACGTCGACGCCGACCACGGGCGCGCGTGGTGGCGGCGGCCGCCGCGGTGGCGCTGGCGGCGCCCTTGGCGGGCTGCGGTTCCGGTGGGGACGGCGGCACACCCACGATCAACCTGTACTACCCGCCGGAGCAGAACCTTCAGAAGGTCGTGGACACCTGCAACGCGCAGGCCGGCGGTCGCTACGAGATCGTCTACCGGGTGCTGCCGCGGCAGGCCGACGACCAGCGGGTGCAGATGGTCCGCCGGCTCGCCGCCGAGGACAGCGGCATGGACGTGCTCGGCCTCGACGTGACCTGGACGCAGGAGTTCGCCAGCGCGAACTGGATCCGGGAGTGGACCGGACCGGACCGGGCCGAGGTGGAGCAGGGCACCCTCGCCGGCCCGCTGGAGACCGCGCGTTACCAGGACAAGCTCTACGCGGCGCCGAAGAACACCAACGTCCAGTTGCTCTGGTACCGCAAGGACCTGGTGCCGGAGCCGCCGAAGACCTGGGATCAGATGATCTCGGTCGCGCAGGACCTGAAGCAGCAGGGCAAGCCTTACCAGGTGCTCACCATGGGCGCGCAGTACGAGGGACTGGTGGTCCTCTACAACACCCTCGCGGAGAGCGCGGGCGGCCGGATCCTCAGCGAGGACGGCCGCAAGGCGGTGATGGACCAGGGCACCGTGCGGGCGCTGGAGCAGTTGCAGAAGTTCGCCGCGTCCGGCGTGACCTCACCGTCGTTCACCAACGCCACCGAGGACCCGGTCCGGCTGGAGTTCCAGTCCGGCGCCGGCGCGTTCCAGGTGAACTGGCCGTTCGTCTACCCGGCGATGCAGGAGGCCAACCCGGAGCTGGCCGAGCAGGTCGCCTGGGCCCGGATCCCCGGCATCGACGAGAACACGCCGAGCAAGGTCACCATCGGCGGGGTCAACATGGCGGTCAGCGCCTACTCGAAGCACCCGGAGCTGTCGTTCGAGGTCGCCAAGTGCCTCCGTAACGAGCAGAACCAGAAGTTCTCCGCGATCAATGACGGCGTGCCGCCGACGATCGAGAAGGTCTACGACGACCCGGAGATGACCGAGGCGTACCCGATGAAGGAGACGATCCTCGAGGAGCTGAAGGAGCCGGCGGTGCGTCCGCTGACGCCGGCGTACCAGAGCATCTCCACCGTGATGTCGGCGGTGCTCTCCCCGCCGTCGGCGATCCGCCCGCAGCAGACCGCGGACGAACTGCGCGCGGCCATCGCCGACGCGCTCGAGTCGAAGGGGGTGCTGCCGTGAGTGCGCAGGCGAGCGCCGACGAGACCGCCACCCGCACCGGCCGGCACGCCACGGTGCCCGCCCAGCGGTCCCGCCGGGGCCGCCCGCCGCTGAGCGAGAACAAGAAGGCCGAGCGGCGGCTCGGCTGGCTGCTCTGCGCGCCCGCCGCGCTGGTCATGCTCGCGGTGACGGCGTACCCGATCATCTACTCGGTCTGGTTGTCGCTGCAGCGCTTCGACCTGCGCTTCCCTGACCAGCGCGAGTTCATCGGGCTGGAGAACTACGTCACCGTGCTGAGCAACGAGTTCTGGTGGACCGCGTTCGGGGTGACGGCGCTGATCACCGTGGTCACCGTCGCGATCGAGCTAGTCCTCGGCATGGGGTTGGCGCTGATCATGCACCGGACGCTGGTCGGCCGGGGCATCGTCCGGACCGCGGCCCTGATCCCGTACGGGATCGTCACGGTGGTCGCCGCGTTCTCCTGGCGGTACGCCTGGACGCCCGGCACCGGGTACCTGGCCGACCTGTTCAGCGACGGCGCGCCGCTCACCGAGCGGGCCAGCTCGCTGGCGATCATCATGCTGGCCGAGATCTGGAAGACCACCCCGTTCATGGCGCTGCTGCTGATGGCCGGGCTGGCGCTGGTGCCGGAGGACCTGCTGAAGGCGGCCTCGACCGACGGGGCGACCGCCTGGCAGCGGTTCACCAAGGTGATGCTGCCGGTGATGAAGCCGGCGATCCTGGTCGCGCTGCTGTTCCGCACGCTGGACGCGTTCCGGGTCTTCGACAACATCTTCGTGCTGACCGCGGGCGGCAACGAGACGTCGTCGGTGTCGATGCTCGCCTACAACAACCTGATCCGGGGTCTGAACCTCGGCATCGGGTCGACGATGTCGGTCTTGATCTTCATCACCGTGGCGATCATCGCGTTCGTCTTCGTGAAGCTCTTCGGCACCGCTGCCCCGGGCAGCTCGGACGACGAGAGGCGTTGAGATGGCTACCGAAACCACGCGAGCCAGACTGCGGTGGGGACTGCTGGACGTCATCGTCGTCGTCTTCGCGCTGATCCCGGTGCTCTGGATCGCGTCGCTGTCGTTCAAGACCCCGGCCACGCTCACCGACGGGAAGTTCATCCCCCGGGAGTGGACGCTGGACAACTACCGGACGATCTTCGACACCGACCAGTTCGTCCGAGCCCTGATCAACTCGATCGGCATCGCGCTGATCGCCACCCTGGTCGCGGTGGTGCTCGGCGCGATGGCCGCGTACGCGATCTCCCGGTTGGACTTCCCCGGCAAGAAGCTGCTGGTCGGCGTCTCGCTGCTGATCGCGATGTTCCCTCAGGTGTCGCTGGTGTCCCCGCTGTTCGAGATCGAACGGCAGCTCGGCCTCTTCGACACCTGGCCGGGGTTGATCCTGCCGTACATCACCTTCGCCCTGCCGCTGGCTATCTACACGCTGTCGGCGTTCTTCAAGCAGATCCCGTGGGACCTGGAGAAGGCGGCGAAGATGGACGGCGCCACCCAGGGCCAGGCGTTCCGGCGGGTGATCGCGCCACTGGCCGCGCCCGGGCTGTTCACCACGGCGATCCTGGTCTTCATCTTCTGTTGGAACGACTTCCTGTTCGCCATCTCGCTGACCTCCACCGAGCGTTCGCGCACGGTGCCGGCGGCGCTGTCGTTCTTCACCGGAGCGTCGCAGTTCGAGGACCCCACCGGGGCTATCTGCGCCGCGGCCGTGGTGATCACCGTTCCGATCATCCTGTTCGTGCTCTTCTTCCAGCGCCGCATCGTCTCCGGCCTGACCTCCGGCGCAGTCAAGGGATAGGTGGTAGTCGTGGCTGACATCGTGCTCGACAAAGTGAGCAAGAGGTTCCCGGACGGGACCGTGGCGGTGCAGGACGTCGACCTGGAGATCGCCGACGGCGAGTTCGTGATCCTGGTCGGACCCTCCGGCTGCGGGAAGTCCACCACACTCAACATGATCGCCGGGTTGGAGGACATCAGCTCCGGCGAGCTGCGGATCGGTGGCGAGCGGGTCAACGACCGGGCGCCGCGGGAGCGGGACATCGCCATGGTCTTCCAGTCCTACGCCCTCTACCCGAACATGACCGTCCGGGAGAACATGGCCTTCCCGCTGCGGCTGGCGAAGCTGGACAAGGAGACGATCAACGACAAGGTGGCGGAGGCGGCGAAGGTCCTGGAGCTGACCCCGCTGCTGGACCGCAGGCCGGCCAACCTCTCCGGTGGCCAGCGGCAGCGGGTCGCGATGGGCCGGGCGATCGTCCGGCAGCCCAAGGCCTTCCTGATGGACGAGCCGCTGTCCAATCTGGACGCCAAGCTGCGGGTGCAGATGCGTACGGTGGTGTCCCGCCTGCAGAAGCAGCTCAGCACCACCACCGTCTACGTCACCCACGACCAGACCGAGGCGATGACTCTCGGCGACCGGGTGGTCATCATGCGCGGCGGGGCGGTGCAGCAGGTCGGCCCGCCGCAGGAGCTGTACGACCACCCGCGCAACCTGTTCGTGGCCGGTTTCATCGGCTCGCCGTCGATGAACTTCCTGCACGCCGCCGTGGAGGAGGGCAGGCTGCGGACGGCTCTCGGTGACGTGCCGGTCGGCGACCGGCTCCGGCGGCAGCTGGAGGGCGCGGACGCGCCCCGGGAACTGATCCTCGGCGTCCGGCCCGAGCACTTCGAGGACGCCGAGCTGGTCGACGAGGAGACCCGCCGGCGGGGCATGGAGTTCGAGGCCCCGGTCGAGATCGTCGAGTCGATGGGCTCGGACAAGTACGTCTACTTCACCGTCGAGGGCGAGCGGGCCAGCGCCGCCGAGCTGGAGGAGTTGGCCGCCGACGCGGGCGCGGCCGACTTCACCGGAGCCGGGGCCAGCCTGGTCACCCGGCTGTCGGCGGAGTCGCCCGTGGCCGAGGGGCAGAGCCGGCGAGTCTGGTTCAACCTGGAGAAGATCCACCTGTTCGACCCGTCGAACGGCCGCAACCTGACGCTGCACGAGGGCCGCGCCGCGGGGGCGCTGGTCGACTGAGGACGCACGGCACACGGGGCCGGCGGGGCGGGTGCCCGGCCGGCCCCGCCGTCTCGGTGCCCCCCAAGCGACGGACGTCTATGACACGATGACCGCCGATGCATGCGGTGACGCCACGTGTGGCGGCGCCGCCTCTCCGTCGCTGCCAGCCGCGGCGGATCCGGGTCAGGACGACGTAGAACGGGGTGCAACGTCAGTGAAGATTCCTTCGTGGAGGGCTGCTGTCGCCGGCGGCGGAGCGCTTCTGCTCGCCAGCGCGGCGGCGGCGGTGGTGGGTCAACTCCCCTCGGCCGCCGAGGACACGCCGCCCGGCATCGAGGAGGACTACAGCTACCCGGGTGCCGCGAAGGTGCTGGCCGACAAGGGCATCACGCTCGTCAAGGGTGACGGCCACATCGTGCTCGCCGACTGCGGCGCCAATCCGAACAACCCCCCGGCGGATCTGATCCTGGTCCAGAGCAACGACCTCAGCCTCCCGGCGGGCAGCAACTTCTGCTTTCGTCCGAAGGGGACGTCGGGCTACCTGACGATGGAGATCCCGATGGTCTACTTCGTCCGCGGAGACAGCACCAACACGGTCGCGGCGAAGGTCGAGGTCGCGGACGATCCGACGGTCGTCGAGGTCGAGCAGGTCGACCCGGGCGAGTGGCAGCCCGTGGGCATCGGGCAGTCGCGCGGCGACGCCACCATCCTCGAGCTGCGTTTCCCCTTCACGTCCTGACGTGTCCACCCAAGGTGGCTAGGGTCGGGGCCGTGGCGATCGAGTGGACCAGCAGGGTGAACCGGGCTTTCCTCCTGCGTGACGCGCTCGACCTGACGGGCGTCCGGTTGGCCGAGTTGGTCGGCCGGCCGGACGCCCGCGGGCGGGTCGAGGCGCGCGAGGCGAGCGCCGCTCGGCGCCGGGGCGGGACCAGCGGCCCGGTTCCGGAGTCGGTTCTCCGGCTGCGCATCGACCCCGAACGGGTGGAACCGCCGCCACCCGGCGCGTACCTCACGGTCGTCGCCGACGCGTTCGTCGAGGTCCTCGACTGGAAGGCCGCGGCGCTGGTGAGTG from Micromonospora sp. WMMD812 harbors:
- a CDS encoding sugar ABC transporter permease: MPAQRSRRGRPPLSENKKAERRLGWLLCAPAALVMLAVTAYPIIYSVWLSLQRFDLRFPDQREFIGLENYVTVLSNEFWWTAFGVTALITVVTVAIELVLGMGLALIMHRTLVGRGIVRTAALIPYGIVTVVAAFSWRYAWTPGTGYLADLFSDGAPLTERASSLAIIMLAEIWKTTPFMALLLMAGLALVPEDLLKAASTDGATAWQRFTKVMLPVMKPAILVALLFRTLDAFRVFDNIFVLTAGGNETSSVSMLAYNNLIRGLNLGIGSTMSVLIFITVAIIAFVFVKLFGTAAPGSSDDERR
- a CDS encoding carbohydrate ABC transporter permease — protein: MATETTRARLRWGLLDVIVVVFALIPVLWIASLSFKTPATLTDGKFIPREWTLDNYRTIFDTDQFVRALINSIGIALIATLVAVVLGAMAAYAISRLDFPGKKLLVGVSLLIAMFPQVSLVSPLFEIERQLGLFDTWPGLILPYITFALPLAIYTLSAFFKQIPWDLEKAAKMDGATQGQAFRRVIAPLAAPGLFTTAILVFIFCWNDFLFAISLTSTERSRTVPAALSFFTGASQFEDPTGAICAAAVVITVPIILFVLFFQRRIVSGLTSGAVKG
- the ugpC gene encoding sn-glycerol-3-phosphate ABC transporter ATP-binding protein UgpC; protein product: MADIVLDKVSKRFPDGTVAVQDVDLEIADGEFVILVGPSGCGKSTTLNMIAGLEDISSGELRIGGERVNDRAPRERDIAMVFQSYALYPNMTVRENMAFPLRLAKLDKETINDKVAEAAKVLELTPLLDRRPANLSGGQRQRVAMGRAIVRQPKAFLMDEPLSNLDAKLRVQMRTVVSRLQKQLSTTTVYVTHDQTEAMTLGDRVVIMRGGAVQQVGPPQELYDHPRNLFVAGFIGSPSMNFLHAAVEEGRLRTALGDVPVGDRLRRQLEGADAPRELILGVRPEHFEDAELVDEETRRRGMEFEAPVEIVESMGSDKYVYFTVEGERASAAELEELAADAGAADFTGAGASLVTRLSAESPVAEGQSRRVWFNLEKIHLFDPSNGRNLTLHEGRAAGALVD